One window of the Endomicrobium proavitum genome contains the following:
- a CDS encoding SPL family radical SAM protein: protein MADNFETLFEKRFPKFGVNKSREIFRLIKEISKISQLSDVQVLNSITENNYEAVKNNLLQKRYPKTFHFAKKDSFYLPKYAVNPDFAVDIKKPEGFGFKTVFYEPSAKNTTVFENVKKLFPAAAFTEIESLKSYTAGKDFTLKDYNSRGERLFLVKEKYDFFKKCPCTKNVVNCGYSIMNLGMGCIYDCTYCFLQAYQNIGAIVLPCNIEDYLKEEKLVWQTSEIFNYKRIGSGEFTDSLIFDHITNFSKDIIAFFKKRHDIFFEFKTKSVNIKNLLNCGGQKNIVAAWSVNSQKMCEENELKTPPLAARLSAARECAKAGFSTAFHFDPIIFYDGWKEGYKETIDMIFDTVAPESIKWISLGTLRMPAAQKQVMENRFPKTNILNGEFLLGQDYKLRYAKSLRVEIYKYIAELIKAKKSKAVVYLCMEDENCSR, encoded by the coding sequence ATGGCAGATAATTTTGAAACTCTTTTTGAAAAACGTTTCCCGAAATTCGGCGTAAATAAATCGCGCGAAATATTCAGGCTTATCAAAGAAATTTCTAAAATATCGCAATTAAGCGACGTTCAAGTTTTAAATTCTATAACGGAAAACAATTACGAAGCCGTAAAAAACAATCTTCTGCAAAAAAGATATCCTAAAACTTTTCACTTTGCAAAAAAAGATTCTTTTTATCTTCCAAAATACGCCGTTAACCCTGATTTTGCCGTTGATATAAAAAAACCCGAAGGGTTCGGGTTTAAAACTGTTTTTTACGAACCGTCGGCAAAAAATACAACGGTATTTGAAAACGTTAAAAAACTTTTTCCTGCCGCGGCTTTTACCGAAATAGAATCGTTAAAATCTTATACTGCCGGTAAAGATTTTACGTTAAAAGATTATAATTCCAGAGGCGAACGCTTATTTTTAGTTAAAGAAAAATACGATTTCTTTAAAAAATGCCCCTGCACAAAAAACGTTGTAAACTGCGGCTACTCAATAATGAACTTGGGCATGGGCTGCATTTACGACTGCACTTATTGTTTTCTGCAAGCTTACCAAAATATCGGCGCAATTGTTTTGCCTTGCAACATAGAAGATTATTTAAAAGAAGAAAAACTTGTTTGGCAAACCTCGGAAATTTTTAATTACAAACGCATAGGCAGCGGCGAATTTACAGATTCGTTAATTTTTGACCATATCACTAACTTTTCAAAAGATATCATCGCCTTTTTTAAAAAACGCCATGATATCTTTTTTGAATTTAAAACAAAAAGCGTAAATATTAAAAATCTGCTTAATTGCGGCGGACAAAAAAATATAGTTGCCGCGTGGAGCGTAAACTCTCAAAAAATGTGCGAAGAAAACGAGCTAAAAACCCCGCCGCTTGCCGCAAGGCTTTCCGCCGCGCGCGAATGCGCAAAAGCAGGTTTCAGCACAGCGTTTCATTTTGATCCGATAATTTTTTACGACGGCTGGAAAGAAGGCTACAAAGAAACTATAGACATGATTTTTGATACGGTAGCGCCTGAAAGCATAAAATGGATAAGTCTTGGCACGCTTAGAATGCCCGCCGCTCAAAAACAGGTTATGGAAAACCGTTTTCCAAAAACAAATATTTTAAACGGAGAGTTTCTTTTAGGACAAGATTACAAACTGAGATACGCCAAAAGTTTAAGAGTAGAAATTTATAAATATATTGCAGAATTAATAAAAGCAAAAAAATCCAAAGCGGTTGTTTACTTATGCATGGAAGACGAGAACTGCAGCCGCTAA
- a CDS encoding autotransporter outer membrane beta-barrel domain-containing protein, with translation MCSQKQFLSFCKCLAVAAVFLFFAVFGIKPANADAFTFESLKNFLESASNTNISFSSANYAVAGAPYSITASSVAGSIKTLTFGYGNYTLDAELYIGRITNDKNLTLNFYAPNTDTVLTFTNFKTIDTVGGGVFRQNADAATTSNISFDGALGVKFIDNITMNFFDNFGGGGAIYNSAQGGNGAASFNFGGLAQFLGNSVNFDGSLVDNTTSNNLNYGGGGAILNTVSGSNSNASFTFGGLTEFTGNSSNFNGTWRINFLNAGHSVAAYAPGGAAIYNSVSGGSNISSFTFGGLTKFTGNSANFDGEWHINFIGSNNTLSIYGGGGAAIYNTIQGGKASFAFNDAAEFTGNSTSFNGILDIDYTSTMNTVHKNGRGGAAIYNTINNNGVASFTFGGLAKFNSNFAQGTGIDAYGGAIYNNAQSGNTSFAFAGFAEFSDNYTHATNSNAQGGAIYSYLNNNANISFAFNNSASFIRNSAKGIGSGYSGGYGGAIYNTLFNGAKSSFTFNSLASFEGNSINKGITAGGFGYGGAIYNNPFFSSNASFTFGDRAKFIGNYGLGSVRGGAIYSSSIDQSTSTFTFESPAEFTGNYVQGGNVFAGAIYSEGSFSNYGPSYYSSDIFVFEDSAEFTGNYAIGNYMSYGGAIAAVSNGSIIFNGTTRFANNYVAAGGLLEGVNAFGGAIYVGSAKITFNIAAGDSVLFSGNLASGAPNDIYLDLGASLIINSTGSVVMEGGILSHEMTGADNSIKVEKNGSGLWVLGGRNEIYGDVYLNGGALSFLKTYADKNTVKTVYKGDKLSVGVNAALDLSRNGLSEFVISNETASGWLDKVEVSSFAINGGSVYVDIKNDGKSDQIITVGAVLDDMQLYYRPRYGVYESGTIYDIVISTLQINTNGNYNVIIDSRALVFQNGSLSAQGMFSNDDKKFQIKLMNDATVRTTVVSSDFLSVDSVRSFNQKSVANALDVWTHRYIAGGGQDNAFTDMLQDVSFSAGAVIDQFTKEATAYFLSNILRQPGLDESSREIYGAIEQAGAWANFFGEINSIGDNDNSGKYENSAAGATVGYNIALNNNLVVGAFGKYRADSAKQAASKANINSFGGGLYAQTKTEVWDLKLLVNAMQNKYDISRNIDVAIYGGVAKSSFDGLTIGGDLEFGLKVNIAKYEGLTFRPFAGLQVAQVSYEDIKETGSSQLNSVIGGGSYSRTVARIGAGLERNLQKYKWYARADLRALVSANDGKIEQKLLDAGAAFDAFEVKGYKESILKAGIAVGGSVELSQIFSLFGGLQGLLGDEYVEGQVNAGLKIEFGGNAAAEIAKHTELSPISAQSFNKIDDDMNDMPDDLQNALR, from the coding sequence ATGTGTTCTCAAAAGCAGTTTTTAAGTTTTTGTAAATGTTTGGCTGTAGCGGCGGTATTTTTGTTTTTTGCAGTTTTTGGCATTAAACCGGCAAATGCCGATGCATTCACTTTTGAAAGCTTGAAAAATTTTTTGGAGAGCGCTTCAAATACAAACATCAGTTTTAGCAGCGCAAACTACGCCGTAGCCGGAGCCCCCTATAGTATTACCGCTTCAAGCGTGGCGGGCTCTATTAAAACGCTTACATTCGGTTACGGCAACTATACTCTTGACGCTGAATTATATATAGGAAGAATTACAAACGATAAAAATCTTACGTTAAATTTTTACGCTCCAAACACTGATACGGTTTTAACGTTTACTAACTTTAAAACTATAGATACCGTAGGCGGAGGAGTATTTAGACAAAACGCAGACGCGGCAACAACTTCAAACATTAGTTTTGACGGAGCTTTGGGCGTAAAATTTATTGATAATATCACAATGAATTTCTTTGACAACTTTGGCGGAGGCGGAGCTATTTATAACAGCGCGCAAGGCGGCAACGGCGCAGCTTCTTTCAATTTTGGCGGCTTGGCTCAGTTTTTGGGCAACTCCGTAAATTTTGACGGCTCTTTGGTTGATAATACTACATCAAACAATCTAAACTACGGCGGAGGCGGAGCAATACTAAACACCGTTTCAGGCAGCAATAGCAACGCATCTTTTACCTTTGGCGGTTTGACGGAATTTACCGGCAACTCTTCAAATTTTAACGGAACTTGGCGTATCAATTTTCTTAATGCAGGACACTCCGTAGCAGCCTATGCCCCGGGCGGAGCGGCAATTTACAACAGCGTTTCAGGCGGTAGCAATATTTCTTCATTTACCTTTGGCGGTTTGACAAAGTTTACCGGCAACTCCGCGAATTTTGACGGAGAGTGGCACATCAATTTTATAGGCAGCAACAACACTCTGTCCATATACGGCGGAGGCGGAGCGGCAATTTACAACACTATACAAGGCGGAAAAGCCTCTTTTGCCTTTAACGATGCCGCTGAGTTTACCGGCAACTCTACAAGTTTTAACGGAATTTTGGATATTGATTATACTTCCACAATGAACACCGTGCACAAAAACGGAAGAGGCGGAGCGGCAATTTACAACACCATAAACAACAATGGCGTCGCTTCTTTTACCTTTGGCGGTTTGGCAAAATTTAACAGCAATTTCGCGCAAGGCACAGGCATAGACGCTTATGGCGGAGCGATATACAACAACGCGCAAAGCGGCAATACATCCTTTGCATTTGCCGGTTTTGCGGAATTTTCCGACAACTATACGCATGCCACAAACAGCAACGCCCAAGGCGGAGCTATTTACAGCTACCTTAACAACAACGCCAATATCTCTTTTGCATTTAACAATTCGGCAAGTTTTATCCGCAACTCGGCAAAAGGTATAGGCAGCGGTTATTCCGGCGGCTATGGCGGAGCTATTTATAACACTCTCTTTAACGGCGCCAAATCTTCTTTCACTTTCAACAGCTTGGCTAGTTTTGAGGGAAATTCAATTAACAAAGGAATAACTGCCGGCGGTTTTGGTTATGGCGGAGCTATTTACAACAATCCTTTCTTTAGCTCCAATGCTTCTTTCACTTTTGGCGACAGAGCAAAATTTATTGGCAACTATGGGTTAGGCAGCGTTAGAGGCGGAGCGATATACAGTTCTTCCATTGACCAATCAACCTCAACATTTACTTTTGAAAGTCCTGCGGAGTTTACCGGCAACTATGTGCAAGGCGGCAATGTATTCGCAGGGGCAATCTACAGCGAAGGGTCATTCTCCAACTATGGACCCAGCTATTACTCCTCCGACATTTTTGTTTTTGAAGATTCTGCGGAATTTACCGGCAACTATGCTATAGGCAACTATATGTCTTATGGCGGAGCAATTGCCGCTGTCAGTAACGGTTCAATAATTTTTAACGGGACAACGCGGTTTGCAAATAATTACGTTGCTGCCGGCGGTTTGTTAGAAGGCGTTAATGCCTTTGGCGGAGCTATTTATGTGGGAAGCGCAAAAATAACATTTAATATCGCTGCAGGCGATAGCGTTCTCTTTAGCGGAAATTTGGCAAGCGGAGCGCCTAACGACATATATCTTGATTTGGGCGCCTCATTAATTATAAATTCCACAGGTTCTGTAGTTATGGAAGGCGGTATCTTAAGCCATGAAATGACCGGCGCCGATAACTCTATAAAAGTAGAAAAAAATGGTTCCGGATTATGGGTGTTAGGCGGAAGAAACGAAATATACGGCGATGTATATCTTAACGGCGGAGCGTTAAGTTTTTTAAAAACGTATGCCGATAAAAACACAGTTAAGACAGTATATAAAGGCGACAAGTTGTCTGTAGGCGTTAATGCCGCGTTAGATTTAAGCAGGAACGGGTTGAGTGAATTTGTAATTTCAAATGAAACGGCAAGCGGTTGGTTAGATAAAGTAGAAGTTTCCAGTTTTGCCATTAACGGCGGCAGCGTATATGTTGACATTAAAAATGACGGCAAGAGCGACCAAATTATTACCGTCGGCGCCGTTTTAGACGATATGCAGCTATATTATCGCCCGCGTTACGGCGTTTATGAAAGCGGAACAATATATGATATTGTAATATCTACACTGCAAATAAACACAAACGGCAATTATAACGTAATTATAGACAGCCGAGCATTGGTATTTCAAAACGGAAGTTTATCTGCGCAAGGTATGTTTTCTAACGACGATAAAAAATTCCAAATTAAATTAATGAATGATGCAACAGTGCGGACAACGGTAGTGTCTTCCGATTTTTTAAGCGTTGACAGCGTTAGAAGTTTTAACCAAAAAAGCGTGGCTAACGCGTTAGATGTATGGACGCACAGATATATTGCAGGCGGCGGGCAAGACAATGCGTTTACAGATATGTTGCAAGACGTAAGTTTTAGCGCCGGCGCGGTTATAGATCAATTTACAAAAGAAGCAACGGCATATTTCTTATCAAATATTTTGAGACAACCCGGTTTGGACGAATCTTCTCGGGAAATATACGGGGCAATAGAACAGGCAGGCGCATGGGCTAACTTTTTTGGCGAAATAAACAGCATAGGCGACAACGATAACTCAGGCAAATATGAAAACAGCGCAGCCGGCGCAACAGTTGGATATAATATTGCTTTAAATAATAACTTGGTTGTAGGAGCTTTTGGCAAATATCGCGCAGACAGCGCTAAGCAGGCGGCAAGTAAGGCTAACATTAACAGCTTTGGCGGCGGTTTATACGCCCAAACAAAAACTGAAGTTTGGGATTTAAAACTTTTAGTTAACGCAATGCAAAATAAATATGACATTAGCCGCAATATAGATGTTGCAATTTACGGCGGGGTGGCAAAGTCAAGTTTTGACGGATTGACTATCGGCGGAGATTTAGAATTCGGCTTAAAAGTAAACATAGCAAAATACGAAGGCTTGACATTTAGACCGTTTGCAGGCTTGCAAGTTGCGCAGGTATCTTATGAAGATATAAAAGAAACCGGCAGTTCGCAATTAAATTCAGTTATTGGCGGCGGCAGTTATTCAAGGACAGTTGCAAGAATAGGCGCCGGCTTAGAACGGAACCTGCAAAAATATAAATGGTATGCTCGCGCGGATTTGCGAGCTTTGGTAAGCGCTAACGACGGCAAAATAGAACAGAAACTTCTTGATGCCGGCGCGGCATTTGATGCTTTTGAAGTAAAAGGGTATAAAGAATCTATACTAAAAGCCGGTATTGCCGTAGGCGGCAGCGTTGAGCTTTCGCAAATTTTTAGTTTATTTGGCGGATTACAAGGGTTGCTTGGCGATGAATATGTTGAAGGGCAGGTTAACGCCGGCTTAAAAATTGAATTTGGCGGCAATGCTGCGGCAGAAATTGCCAAACACACGGAACTGTCCCCTATAAGCGCGCAAAGCTTTAACAAGATAGATGATGATATGAATGATATGCCGGATGATTTACAAAATGCCCTTAGATAA
- the nadA gene encoding quinolinate synthase NadA: MNEITEKLNKLKKEKNAVILAHIYQLPEIQDVADFVGDSLDLSRKAAQTKADIIVFCGVHFMAETAAILSPQKKVLIPDVNAGCPMADMITASALKELKSKYKNPVVVAYVNTSAAVKAESDICCTSSNALNVVKSVESGDIIFVPDRNLGSYVQKNSGKEMFIWNGFCPTHNNLMLPEHILKAKAEHPNAEILVHPECRPEVAALADHAMSTGVMCRYVPTSSKKEFIIGTETGILYKLQKENPDKKFYPVSSLAVCPNMKKITLAKVLDVLFNETNIVTVPEEIRKKAYLPIERMLKIQSA; the protein is encoded by the coding sequence ATGAACGAAATAACTGAAAAGTTAAATAAACTTAAGAAAGAAAAAAACGCCGTTATTTTAGCGCATATTTATCAGCTGCCTGAAATTCAGGATGTTGCTGATTTTGTGGGAGACTCTTTAGATTTAAGCCGCAAAGCCGCCCAAACCAAGGCCGATATTATAGTTTTTTGCGGCGTTCATTTTATGGCTGAAACGGCGGCAATTTTAAGTCCGCAAAAAAAAGTTTTAATTCCGGACGTTAACGCCGGCTGCCCCATGGCGGACATGATAACCGCTTCCGCTTTAAAAGAATTAAAATCAAAATATAAAAATCCCGTGGTTGTTGCTTACGTAAATACTTCGGCGGCGGTTAAAGCCGAAAGTGATATATGCTGCACGTCCTCAAACGCGTTAAACGTTGTTAAAAGCGTTGAAAGCGGCGATATAATTTTTGTTCCCGACAGAAATTTGGGAAGTTACGTTCAAAAAAATTCGGGGAAAGAAATGTTTATTTGGAACGGCTTTTGCCCTACGCACAATAATTTAATGCTGCCCGAACATATTTTAAAAGCAAAAGCGGAACACCCGAATGCGGAAATTTTAGTTCACCCGGAATGCCGTCCTGAAGTTGCGGCGCTTGCAGACCATGCAATGTCCACGGGCGTAATGTGCAGATACGTGCCCACAAGCTCTAAAAAAGAATTTATAATAGGAACCGAAACCGGTATTTTATATAAACTCCAAAAAGAAAATCCTGATAAAAAATTCTATCCCGTTTCCTCTCTTGCAGTGTGTCCCAATATGAAAAAAATCACGCTCGCAAAAGTTTTAGACGTTCTATTCAACGAAACAAACATTGTAACCGTCCCCGAAGAAATCCGAAAAAAAGCTTACCTCCCCATTGAAAGAATGTTAAAAATTCAAAGCGCTTAA
- a CDS encoding transposase, whose protein sequence is MWITQGYTVKQLSKLSEHSQSTIRRTLKYWLSKEPNLCDEKELSKITHVLYDATYFHRGNCFLVLADNKTKKIFFCEFVRSENYQQARNYFDRLKAFGLRPKVLISDANQTILKVFQDVWANAIMQRCLIHASFQTIRFLHKNSKTKAAQDLKSIAIACSRIKSQKNKEEFENAYTSWRLKYEPFIKSLPNESYEYKEINKANTFLKDSLKDIFYFLKDRQIASNTNYLENLFKTLKENIRRHNGLTKKHKIAFVKWFFFFKNPKKTTLFEH, encoded by the coding sequence TTGTGGATTACACAAGGCTACACTGTAAAACAATTATCAAAATTGTCAGAGCATTCGCAATCTACAATTAGAAGGACACTTAAATACTGGCTTTCAAAAGAGCCTAATCTTTGTGATGAAAAAGAGCTGTCAAAAATCACACATGTTCTTTATGATGCAACATATTTTCACAGAGGCAATTGCTTTTTGGTTTTGGCTGATAACAAAACAAAAAAGATATTTTTCTGCGAATTTGTTAGAAGCGAAAACTATCAGCAAGCAAGAAACTATTTTGATAGATTAAAAGCATTTGGATTAAGACCAAAAGTTTTAATTTCCGACGCGAATCAAACAATATTGAAAGTCTTTCAAGATGTTTGGGCTAATGCCATAATGCAAAGATGTTTGATCCATGCCAGTTTCCAAACAATCAGGTTTTTGCATAAAAACTCTAAGACAAAAGCGGCGCAAGACTTAAAAAGCATTGCCATTGCCTGCTCAAGAATTAAAAGCCAAAAGAATAAAGAAGAATTTGAAAATGCTTATACAAGCTGGCGTTTGAAATATGAACCTTTTATAAAATCTTTGCCAAATGAAAGCTATGAATACAAAGAAATAAACAAAGCAAATACTTTTTTAAAAGACTCGTTAAAAGATATTTTCTATTTTTTAAAAGATCGTCAAATAGCAAGCAATACGAATTATTTAGAAAATCTATTTAAGACATTAAAAGAAAATATACGCCGTCATAATGGGCTTACTAAAAAACATAAAATCGCTTTTGTTAAATGGTTTTTTTTCTTTAAAAACCCAAAAAAAACCACACTTTTTGAACATTAA
- the metW gene encoding methionine biosynthesis protein MetW: MSETISEHIEYTKIASVIKPDSKILDLGCGGGELMNYLIKTKNVNAQGVEIDENAIYSCVEKGLTVFHSDMEGAIEAYPDKSFDYVILYNSIQQIQKADTFIEECFRLADKIILGFPNFAYYSARRDLFLGRSPVTKNLPYQWYNTPNLRFLSIQDFKRFCESKNYKILNEFFFTSNKSVNFLPNFFAQTAVFVISK; encoded by the coding sequence ATGTCTGAAACAATAAGCGAACATATTGAATATACAAAAATAGCTTCCGTAATAAAGCCGGATTCCAAAATTTTAGATTTGGGCTGCGGCGGCGGCGAGCTTATGAACTATTTAATTAAAACCAAAAACGTTAACGCGCAAGGCGTTGAAATAGACGAAAACGCAATTTATTCCTGCGTTGAAAAAGGTCTTACGGTGTTTCATTCCGATATGGAAGGAGCCATAGAAGCCTATCCGGACAAAAGTTTTGATTATGTAATTTTGTATAACAGCATACAGCAAATACAAAAAGCCGATACGTTTATAGAAGAATGTTTCAGACTTGCGGATAAAATTATTTTAGGTTTCCCAAATTTCGCGTATTATTCCGCCAGAAGAGATTTGTTTTTAGGGCGTTCTCCGGTAACAAAAAATCTTCCGTATCAGTGGTATAACACGCCGAATTTAAGATTTTTAAGCATACAGGATTTTAAAAGATTTTGCGAAAGTAAAAATTATAAAATTTTAAACGAGTTCTTTTTTACGTCAAACAAATCGGTAAACTTTTTACCAAACTTTTTTGCCCAAACCGCCGTTTTTGTAATTTCTAAATAG
- the metX gene encoding homoserine O-acetyltransferase MetX, which produces MAKILTAQTQYFTFDKLVLESKQELKNVTVAYETYGNLNAAKTNAILIAHAFSGDAHAAGFHAGDDKPGWWDSMIGSAKAFDTDKYFVICSNVLGGCAGSTGPSSINPDTNKPYALDFPVITVADMVSAQKKLIDFLGIKKLLSVAGGSMGGMQVLQWAVAYPESLYSVIPIATTMKHSPQQIAFNEVARQSIMADVEWNKGDYYGAKHQPYRGLAVARMIGHITYMSDKSMEEKFSRNRKTASNSSGADFAADFEVEGYLQYRGDSFTKRFDANSYLYITKAMDLFDVSGYKHVAKNKDLKFLVISFASDWLYPSYQSENTVKQLKLKGYNTTYIEIKSTYGHDAFLLEVEGETKLIKHFLNKVSKEI; this is translated from the coding sequence ATGGCTAAAATTCTAACTGCGCAAACTCAATACTTTACGTTTGATAAGCTTGTTTTAGAATCTAAACAAGAGCTTAAAAATGTTACTGTTGCGTATGAAACTTACGGCAATCTTAACGCCGCAAAAACAAACGCAATTTTAATTGCGCACGCTTTCTCCGGCGATGCGCACGCCGCCGGTTTTCACGCGGGCGACGACAAACCCGGCTGGTGGGACAGCATGATAGGTTCCGCAAAAGCTTTTGATACCGATAAATATTTTGTTATATGTTCCAACGTTTTAGGCGGGTGCGCCGGAAGCACGGGACCCTCTTCAATAAACCCCGACACAAACAAACCTTACGCTTTGGATTTTCCCGTTATTACGGTTGCAGATATGGTGTCTGCGCAAAAAAAACTTATAGATTTTCTCGGTATAAAAAAATTGCTTTCTGTTGCCGGCGGTTCTATGGGCGGTATGCAGGTTTTGCAGTGGGCGGTAGCGTATCCCGAATCTCTTTACTCGGTAATTCCTATTGCTACAACAATGAAACATTCGCCGCAGCAAATAGCTTTCAATGAAGTTGCAAGGCAATCCATTATGGCGGACGTTGAGTGGAATAAAGGCGACTACTACGGCGCAAAACATCAGCCCTACAGAGGTCTTGCGGTTGCAAGAATGATTGGACACATAACTTACATGAGCGATAAATCCATGGAAGAAAAATTTTCGCGCAACAGAAAAACCGCAAGCAATTCTTCCGGCGCAGATTTTGCCGCAGATTTTGAAGTGGAAGGATATTTGCAATACAGAGGCGATTCTTTCACGAAACGTTTTGACGCCAACTCGTATCTTTACATAACAAAAGCCATGGATTTGTTTGACGTTTCCGGTTATAAACACGTCGCCAAAAATAAAGATTTAAAATTTTTGGTTATATCGTTTGCTTCCGACTGGCTCTATCCGTCGTACCAGTCTGAAAATACCGTAAAACAGTTAAAGCTTAAAGGCTATAATACAACGTATATAGAAATAAAATCAACGTACGGTCACGACGCGTTTTTGCTTGAAGTTGAAGGCGAAACAAAACTTATAAAACATTTTTTAAACAAAGTTAGCAAGGAAATATAA
- a CDS encoding AAA family ATPase, with protein MSKKFVITIARQYGSGGLVIGKKLSEDFGIAFYDKALIEIAAKKSGLMQDFIEKSDEKTSLWFLGGISDFLANGLGADYSPSIKDSIFKIQSDIIRALARKDSAVFVGRCADYVLRDCPNKISIFISANVKDRVKNISAQLGVGEDKALKEIEKIDKQRNKYYEYYTNMERGNAAYYDLCVNSSVLGISKTAELIKKFIQQVIGNGRGVRS; from the coding sequence GTGAGCAAAAAATTTGTTATTACCATAGCAAGACAATACGGAAGCGGGGGACTTGTTATAGGAAAAAAGTTAAGCGAAGATTTTGGAATAGCTTTTTACGATAAAGCTTTAATAGAAATTGCCGCCAAAAAAAGCGGGCTTATGCAGGATTTTATAGAAAAATCCGACGAGAAAACGTCGCTGTGGTTTCTTGGAGGAATTTCGGATTTTTTGGCTAACGGTCTTGGGGCGGATTACAGCCCAAGCATAAAAGATTCAATATTTAAAATTCAAAGCGATATTATACGCGCTTTGGCAAGAAAAGATTCCGCAGTTTTTGTAGGCCGCTGCGCCGATTATGTTTTAAGAGACTGCCCGAACAAAATAAGTATTTTCATAAGCGCCAACGTAAAAGACAGGGTAAAAAATATCTCCGCGCAGCTTGGCGTTGGCGAAGATAAAGCGTTAAAAGAAATTGAAAAAATTGATAAGCAAAGAAATAAATATTATGAGTATTACACAAACATGGAAAGAGGCAACGCCGCTTATTACGATTTATGCGTTAACTCGTCCGTCTTGGGAATAAGCAAAACCGCGGAGCTTATAAAAAAATTTATACAGCAAGTAATAGGTAACGGCAGAGGGGTAAGAAGTTAG
- a CDS encoding MATE family efflux transporter: MKIGSAPLALGTTSVGKLLAQYAIPAIIGMVAMSIYNITDSIFIGHGVGHLALAGLAITFPIMNLGAAFGALVGVGSSALLSIRLGQKDYDSANYILGNVITLNLIMGIGLTIPVLIWLTPILKFFGASDVILPYAKDFMFIIVAGNVIIHMYMGLNALIRSSGHPRKSMYATIATVVINLILNPLFIFVLGWGIKGSAFATIISQFLVLLWEIYFFSNKSNFLHFKSGIYKLKGQITKGIISIGLAPFLLNAASCAVVILLNRQFVHYGGDLAVGAYGIVNRVAFLFVMVVFGINQGMQPIVGYNYGAALYGRVKEALKKSIAAGVIVMTFGFALVELFPHAVASIFSTQKELVDMTVPGLRLVFMFYSFAAVQIVTSAFFQSVGKAYISIFLSITRQVIFLIPLILILPKYLDITGVWLSMPIADILSFSFCAWMLIAQLKKFKTLEVSS, from the coding sequence ATGAAGATTGGATCTGCTCCTCTTGCTCTTGGCACTACAAGCGTGGGAAAGCTTCTTGCCCAATACGCAATTCCTGCCATAATAGGCATGGTTGCAATGTCTATTTACAATATTACAGACAGCATTTTCATAGGGCACGGCGTAGGGCATTTGGCGCTGGCGGGGCTTGCGATAACATTTCCGATAATGAATTTAGGCGCGGCGTTTGGCGCGCTTGTGGGCGTGGGTTCCTCCGCGCTTTTGTCCATAAGGCTTGGTCAAAAAGATTACGACAGCGCAAACTATATTCTCGGCAACGTTATAACTTTAAATCTTATAATGGGCATAGGGCTTACTATACCCGTGCTTATTTGGCTTACTCCCATACTTAAATTTTTCGGAGCAAGCGACGTAATTTTGCCTTACGCAAAAGATTTTATGTTTATAATAGTTGCGGGCAACGTTATTATACACATGTACATGGGTCTTAACGCTTTAATACGCTCGTCGGGGCACCCGCGAAAATCCATGTATGCCACTATTGCTACGGTGGTTATTAATCTTATTTTAAATCCGCTGTTTATTTTTGTTTTAGGCTGGGGAATAAAAGGCAGCGCGTTTGCCACAATAATATCGCAGTTTTTGGTTTTACTTTGGGAAATTTATTTCTTTTCAAACAAAAGCAACTTTTTGCATTTTAAAAGCGGAATTTATAAATTAAAAGGACAAATTACCAAGGGTATAATTTCCATAGGGCTTGCTCCTTTTCTTTTAAATGCGGCGTCTTGCGCGGTGGTTATACTTTTAAACAGACAGTTTGTTCATTACGGCGGAGATTTGGCGGTAGGCGCTTACGGCATTGTAAACCGCGTGGCGTTTCTTTTTGTAATGGTGGTTTTCGGAATAAATCAGGGAATGCAGCCGATAGTAGGCTACAATTACGGCGCCGCTCTTTACGGCAGAGTAAAAGAAGCTTTGAAAAAATCTATTGCCGCGGGCGTTATAGTTATGACGTTTGGTTTTGCTTTGGTGGAACTTTTTCCGCACGCGGTGGCATCTATATTTTCAACGCAAAAAGAACTTGTTGATATGACCGTTCCCGGTCTTCGTTTAGTGTTTATGTTTTACTCTTTTGCCGCGGTGCAAATAGTTACGTCGGCATTTTTTCAAAGTGTAGGCAAAGCTTATATAAGCATTTTTTTGTCAATTACAAGGCAGGTGATTTTTTTAATTCCGCTTATTTTAATTTTGCCGAAATATTTAGATATTACGGGCGTTTGGCTTAGCATGCCGATAGCGGATATTTTATCTTTCTCGTTTTGCGCGTGGATGCTTATTGCGCAATTGAAGAAATTTAAAACTTTGGAGGTTTCTTCGTGA